Proteins from a genomic interval of Candidatus Aquicultor sp.:
- a CDS encoding DMT family transporter, translating into MVSQDNSAFRRDILPIAALIFVTAIWGMTFVMVKDAVTRMPVMDFLAIRFALATAVMILLRPRALKLLDSKSRFHGILLGITLGAGYAGQTFGLQHTSAAVSGFITGMFVVFTPLIAGLILRRPIGGMAWLAVGLATVGLALLSLRGFALGTGELLTLTCALFFAIHIIGLGEWSAGADSYALAIVQLAVVTIISGIAALPGGITLPPDSTAWWAVIITAVFATAIAFVIQTWAQSVLSPTRTAVVLTMEPVFAGIFAVLIGGEHLGLRTLAGGALVLTAMYLVELGPRQAREGELAHLEV; encoded by the coding sequence ATGGTTTCTCAAGATAATAGTGCATTCAGACGTGATATTTTGCCAATAGCAGCGCTGATCTTTGTAACGGCCATCTGGGGAATGACCTTCGTCATGGTAAAGGACGCGGTTACCAGAATGCCGGTTATGGATTTTCTGGCTATCCGGTTTGCATTGGCTACTGCCGTGATGATTCTGTTGCGACCGCGAGCACTCAAGCTCTTAGATTCGAAAAGCCGTTTCCACGGCATACTCCTCGGCATCACTCTTGGCGCAGGGTATGCAGGGCAGACGTTTGGCCTGCAGCATACCTCTGCCGCCGTGTCGGGATTTATAACGGGAATGTTCGTTGTTTTCACGCCGCTTATCGCAGGGCTTATCTTGCGCCGCCCCATTGGCGGGATGGCATGGCTGGCCGTAGGCCTCGCCACAGTAGGCCTCGCGCTTCTTTCGCTTCGCGGATTCGCACTCGGCACGGGCGAGCTGCTTACCCTCACCTGTGCGCTCTTTTTTGCAATTCATATCATAGGTCTGGGTGAGTGGTCGGCAGGCGCCGATTCGTATGCGCTCGCCATCGTCCAGCTTGCGGTTGTTACCATTATTAGCGGCATCGCCGCACTTCCAGGCGGGATCACCCTGCCGCCGGACTCAACCGCATGGTGGGCGGTCATTATAACCGCTGTATTTGCGACTGCAATCGCATTCGTAATACAAACATGGGCGCAATCGGTGCTGTCCCCCACCCGAACCGCCGTGGTCCTGACTATGGAGCCGGTCTTTGCGGGGATTTTCGCCGTACTCATCGGCGGTGAACATCTGGGTTTGAGGACGCTTGCCGGCGGCGCCCTAGTGTTAACCGCAATGTACCTTGTCGAATTAGGCCCACGCCAAGCGCGCGAGGGCGAGCTTGCCCACTTAGAAGTCTAA
- a CDS encoding DUF47 family protein, producing the protein MKLNLIPKNEIYFELFNKASNNLADAAVLLLEGLKTPEKLSENSKAINDLEHKGDNIVAEISQKLERTFVTPFDSEDIHELRSTIDNILDSIDSIAERITLYNVKEIQPKSLELAQEIVNSTSFLTGLTGCLKKMHCNHTLIEQIKNSERTADKIYRKAIAALFANGTDVLEVIKWKDIYEDLEDTVDYCREAAILIEGIILKHA; encoded by the coding sequence ATGAAACTAAACCTTATCCCAAAGAACGAAATCTATTTCGAACTGTTTAACAAAGCATCAAATAACCTTGCTGATGCAGCTGTTCTATTGCTTGAAGGGCTTAAAACACCGGAAAAATTGAGTGAGAACAGCAAGGCCATCAATGATCTTGAGCATAAAGGCGATAATATAGTTGCAGAAATCAGCCAGAAGCTTGAGAGAACATTCGTAACTCCTTTTGATTCGGAAGATATCCATGAGCTCAGAAGCACGATTGATAATATTCTCGACTCGATCGATTCAATTGCAGAGCGGATAACCCTTTATAACGTCAAAGAAATTCAACCGAAGTCCCTGGAGCTGGCACAGGAGATCGTTAATTCCACATCGTTCCTCACCGGCTTAACAGGGTGCCTCAAGAAAATGCATTGCAATCATACACTGATAGAACAGATCAAGAACAGCGAAAGAACCGCTGATAAGATTTACAGAAAAGCCATTGCAGCCCTCTTTGCTAACGGTACGGACGTGCTTGAGGTCATCAAATGGAAAGACATTTATGAGGACCTTGAGGACACCGTTGATTATTGTCGTGAAGCCGCAATCCTTATCGAAGGAATCATCCTAAAACATGCCTAA
- a CDS encoding inorganic phosphate transporter yields MPNLEIVILIIAIALVFDFINGFHDAANSIATVVSTRVLSPRLAVVWAAFFNFVALFLFGLHVATTVGKGIVLPSVIDNAIIGSALIGAIVWGIFTWWKGIPSSSSHALIGGLIGAALIKAGPSALEFSGINKTVLFIFLSPLIGFLLAVILSNLIFTILKNVNTERANSFFRKAQLFSAAAYSLGHGGNDAQKTIGIITALLFSSGYLHGEFSIPVWVILLSYSAMAIGTLFGGFRIVKTMGSRITKLKPAGGFIAETSGAITLFFASSLGVPVSTTHTITGSIVGVGSSKRFKAVRWPLASRIVWAWIFTIPASALIAALIMVIIRAL; encoded by the coding sequence ATGCCTAATCTCGAGATAGTCATTCTTATCATAGCTATTGCTTTGGTATTCGACTTTATTAACGGCTTCCATGATGCCGCCAACTCAATCGCGACAGTGGTGTCTACGCGCGTATTATCGCCACGGCTTGCCGTTGTGTGGGCTGCGTTCTTTAATTTTGTAGCGCTATTTCTCTTCGGGCTTCATGTCGCTACAACGGTTGGCAAGGGAATAGTATTGCCATCCGTAATCGACAATGCAATTATCGGCAGTGCGCTCATCGGCGCTATTGTCTGGGGAATATTTACCTGGTGGAAGGGAATACCGTCAAGCTCATCGCATGCGCTTATCGGTGGGCTGATCGGAGCCGCACTCATTAAGGCAGGGCCGAGCGCCCTCGAGTTTTCAGGCATAAACAAAACCGTTTTATTCATATTCCTCTCACCGTTAATCGGTTTTTTATTGGCAGTCATCCTCTCTAACCTCATCTTTACTATCTTAAAAAACGTGAATACGGAAAGGGCAAATTCGTTCTTTAGGAAGGCACAGCTCTTCTCAGCTGCGGCATACAGTTTAGGGCATGGCGGTAACGATGCTCAAAAAACGATAGGCATAATCACCGCATTACTGTTTTCAAGCGGTTACCTACATGGTGAATTTAGTATACCGGTATGGGTTATATTACTTTCTTACTCAGCAATGGCAATCGGAACGCTCTTTGGCGGTTTTAGGATTGTAAAGACAATGGGTTCACGGATTACCAAACTGAAGCCTGCAGGCGGTTTTATAGCTGAAACATCGGGCGCTATTACACTTTTCTTCGCGTCGTCGCTGGGCGTGCCGGTTTCGACGACTCACACAATAACCGGTTCAATCGTAGGCGTGGGTTCATCGAAAAGGTTTAAAGCCGTCAGGTGGCCGTTAGCATCTCGTATTGTCTGGGCTTGGATATTCACGATTCCCGCATCAGCATTAATCGCAGCGCTTATTATGGTAATTATCCGCGCGCTTTAG
- a CDS encoding STAS domain-containing protein: MFDVAIRNDNASNCNIITLSGDWDLYEKEKVERLFAQVMSESPASVIVDLTGIKFLDSSAVSTLIFSFIGLQKIGVPMVLVARENNYLLRKFRQLGIFDGTGLLFYDSVETAQKELFNLP, translated from the coding sequence ATGTTTGATGTTGCGATACGCAATGATAATGCGTCGAACTGCAATATTATTACACTTTCAGGTGATTGGGATCTTTACGAGAAAGAGAAGGTAGAAAGATTATTTGCGCAGGTAATGTCCGAATCTCCGGCAAGCGTAATAGTCGACTTAACCGGGATAAAGTTTTTAGATAGCTCGGCCGTATCAACCCTGATATTCTCCTTTATCGGTCTACAGAAAATCGGTGTGCCGATGGTATTAGTAGCCCGTGAAAACAACTATCTTTTAAGGAAATTCCGCCAACTCGGTATATTCGACGGTACCGGTCTCTTATTCTACGATTCCGTAGAAACGGCGCAAAAAGAGCTTTTCAACCTCCCCTAA